A region from the Anaerobacillus sp. CMMVII genome encodes:
- a CDS encoding alpha/beta-type small acid-soluble spore protein: MANNNSSNQLLVPGVQQALDQMKYEIASEFGVQLGADATARANGSVGGEITKRLVQMAEQQLGGRIQ, encoded by the coding sequence TTGGCAAACAACAATAGCTCAAATCAATTATTAGTACCAGGAGTGCAACAAGCATTAGATCAAATGAAGTACGAAATCGCTTCTGAATTTGGTGTACAATTAGGTGCAGATGCAACAGCACGTGCAAATGGTTCAGTTGGTGGAGAAATCACAAAGCGTCTTGTTCAAATGGCTGAGCAACAGCTAGGTGGCCGTATTCAGTAA